The Microbacterium foliorum genome has a window encoding:
- a CDS encoding aconitate hydratase → MSTVNSFGAKSTLTVGSTDYEIFRIDTVPGFEKLPFSLKVLLENLLRTEDGANVTKAQIEALGSWDAAAEPNTEIQFTPARVVMQDFTGVPCIVDLATMREAVTALGGDANKINPLSPAEMVIDHSVIADLFGSENALERNVEIEYERNGERYQFLRWGQTAFSDFKVVPPGTGIVHQVNIEHLAKVIYDRDVDGVLRAYPDTCVGTDSHTTMVNGLGVLGWGVGGIEAEAAMLGQPVSMLIPRVVGFKLSGEIPAGVTATDVVLTITDLLRKHGVVGKFVEFYGEGVASVPLANRATIGNMSPEFGSTAAIFPIDDVTLDYLRLTGRSDEAVALVEAYAKTQKLWHDASQEPVFSEYLELDLGTVVPSIAGPKRPQDRILLSEAKSQFEQDILSYASASTSDDVVDLESKHSFPASDPGAVPGEEEPRTTRPVHINSGAPANASTPVPVTTPSGEQYILDNGAVTLAAITSCTNTSNPSVMIAAGLVARKALQKGLKQKPWVKTTLGPGSKVVTDYYEKSGLDKDLEGLGFYTVGYGCTICIGNSGPLIEEVSEAINSHDLAVTAVLSGNRNFEGRISPDVKMNYLASPPLVIAYALAGSMHFDFENDALGTGTDGNDVFLKDIWPTPDEVQEIVDSSISREQFIKQYATVFDGDERWRSLPTPEDAIFQWDEDSTYVRKAPYFDGMTMELTPVADISGARVMATLGDSVTTDHISPAGNIKPGTPAAQYLTEHGVDRKDFNSFGSRRGNHEVMIRGTFANIRLKNAMVAAVNDGQVVEGGYTRDFTQPGGPQSYIYDASMNYQEQGTPLVIFGGKEYGSGSSRDWAAKGTSLLGVKAVITESFERIHRSNLIGMGVVPLQFPAGESWESLGLDGTEIVSITGLEELNEGVTPKTVKVTATPSEQSPEGKQVVEFDAVVRIDTPGEADYYRNGGILQYVLRSLV, encoded by the coding sequence GTGTCAACGGTGAACAGCTTCGGTGCCAAGAGCACCCTGACAGTCGGCAGCACCGACTACGAGATCTTCCGCATCGACACGGTCCCCGGATTCGAGAAGCTCCCCTTCAGTCTCAAGGTCCTCCTCGAGAACCTGCTTCGCACCGAGGATGGCGCGAACGTGACGAAGGCGCAGATCGAAGCCCTGGGTTCGTGGGATGCCGCGGCAGAGCCCAACACCGAGATCCAGTTCACGCCGGCCCGTGTGGTCATGCAGGACTTCACCGGTGTGCCCTGCATCGTCGACCTCGCCACCATGCGCGAGGCTGTGACGGCGCTCGGCGGCGACGCGAACAAGATCAACCCGCTGTCGCCGGCCGAGATGGTCATCGACCACTCGGTGATCGCCGACCTCTTCGGCTCGGAGAACGCGCTCGAGCGCAACGTCGAGATCGAATACGAGCGCAACGGCGAGCGGTACCAGTTCCTGCGCTGGGGCCAGACGGCCTTCAGCGACTTCAAGGTCGTTCCGCCCGGAACCGGAATCGTCCACCAGGTGAACATCGAGCACCTGGCGAAGGTCATCTACGACCGCGACGTCGACGGCGTGCTGCGCGCCTACCCCGACACCTGTGTCGGCACCGACTCGCACACCACCATGGTGAACGGCCTCGGCGTGCTGGGCTGGGGCGTCGGCGGCATCGAGGCCGAGGCCGCGATGCTCGGTCAGCCCGTGTCCATGCTCATCCCGCGCGTCGTCGGCTTCAAGCTCTCAGGTGAGATCCCCGCGGGCGTCACGGCGACCGACGTGGTCCTCACGATCACCGACCTGCTGCGCAAGCACGGCGTCGTCGGCAAGTTCGTCGAGTTCTACGGTGAGGGAGTCGCTTCCGTGCCGCTCGCCAACCGCGCGACCATCGGAAACATGAGCCCGGAGTTCGGCTCCACCGCGGCGATCTTCCCGATCGACGACGTCACGCTCGATTACCTGCGCCTCACCGGGCGCAGCGACGAAGCCGTCGCGCTGGTCGAGGCCTACGCGAAGACCCAGAAGCTGTGGCACGACGCCTCGCAGGAGCCGGTCTTCAGCGAGTACCTCGAGCTCGACCTCGGTACGGTCGTCCCCTCGATCGCCGGTCCGAAGCGCCCGCAGGACCGCATCCTGCTCTCGGAGGCCAAGTCGCAGTTCGAGCAGGACATCCTGTCCTACGCCTCGGCATCGACCTCGGACGACGTCGTCGACCTCGAGTCGAAGCACTCGTTCCCGGCATCCGACCCCGGCGCCGTGCCCGGTGAGGAGGAGCCGCGCACCACGCGTCCCGTCCACATCAACAGCGGTGCACCCGCGAACGCGTCGACGCCGGTTCCGGTCACCACTCCGTCGGGCGAGCAGTACATCCTCGACAACGGAGCCGTGACGCTCGCGGCCATCACGTCGTGCACCAACACGTCGAACCCGTCGGTCATGATCGCCGCGGGCCTGGTGGCGCGCAAGGCGCTCCAGAAGGGGCTGAAGCAGAAGCCGTGGGTCAAGACGACGCTCGGCCCGGGGTCGAAGGTCGTCACCGACTACTACGAGAAGTCCGGACTCGACAAGGACCTCGAGGGTCTCGGGTTCTACACCGTCGGCTACGGCTGCACGATCTGCATCGGAAACTCCGGCCCGCTGATCGAGGAGGTCTCCGAGGCGATCAACTCGCACGACCTCGCGGTCACCGCGGTCCTCTCCGGAAACCGCAACTTCGAGGGACGTATCAGCCCCGACGTGAAGATGAACTACCTCGCGAGCCCGCCGCTCGTGATCGCCTACGCGCTGGCGGGGTCGATGCACTTCGACTTCGAGAACGACGCGCTCGGCACGGGGACCGATGGGAACGACGTGTTCCTCAAGGACATCTGGCCCACGCCCGACGAGGTCCAGGAGATCGTCGACTCGTCGATCTCGCGCGAGCAGTTCATCAAGCAGTACGCCACCGTGTTCGACGGTGACGAGCGCTGGCGCAGCCTCCCCACCCCGGAAGACGCGATCTTCCAGTGGGACGAGGACTCGACGTACGTCCGCAAGGCCCCGTACTTCGACGGCATGACGATGGAGCTCACCCCGGTGGCCGACATCTCGGGGGCCCGCGTGATGGCGACGCTCGGCGACTCGGTCACCACCGACCACATCTCGCCGGCCGGTAACATCAAGCCCGGCACGCCGGCGGCGCAGTACCTCACCGAGCACGGCGTCGACCGCAAGGACTTCAACTCGTTCGGATCGCGCCGAGGCAACCACGAGGTGATGATCCGCGGCACCTTCGCGAACATCCGCCTCAAGAACGCCATGGTGGCAGCTGTCAACGACGGCCAGGTCGTCGAGGGTGGATACACCCGCGACTTCACCCAGCCGGGCGGCCCGCAGTCCTACATCTATGACGCGAGCATGAACTACCAGGAGCAGGGCACACCTCTCGTCATCTTCGGTGGCAAGGAGTACGGTTCGGGGTCGTCGCGTGACTGGGCGGCCAAGGGCACGAGCCTGCTGGGTGTCAAGGCGGTCATCACCGAGAGCTTCGAGCGCATCCACCGGTCGAACCTGATCGGCATGGGCGTCGTCCCGCTGCAGTTCCCCGCGGGCGAGAGCTGGGAGTCGCTCGGCCTCGACGGCACCGAGATCGTCTCGATCACGGGTCTCGAGGAGCTCAACGAGGGCGTGACCCCCAAGACCGTGAAGGTCACCGCCACCCCGAGTGAGCAGTCGCCCGAGGGCAAGCAGGTCGTGGAGTTCGACGCGGTCGTCCGCATCGACACACCCGGCGAGGCCGACTACTACCGCAACGGCGGCATCCTGCAGTACGTGCTGCGTTCGCTGGTCTGA
- a CDS encoding DUF3159 domain-containing protein, translating into MSTQVPEPEREQTASDIVGAALGGAARRAGLDPNESSATGKVVWSAMGGWRGILESVLPSLAFVILFTVRPEPLILPLGVSVGLAAVFTVVRLVQKSPPSAAIGGLVAAAAAAALALLTGRGEDNFVPGLITNAAYGSAMLVSALVGWSLIGLAVGFLMGEGTAWRNDRRKRRAFLWLGIAWAALFFARLAVQLPLYLAGDVTALGTLKLVMGLPLFAPLIAVTFLVVRALYPRASDAGDTVAA; encoded by the coding sequence GTGAGCACGCAGGTTCCCGAGCCGGAGCGCGAGCAGACGGCGTCGGACATCGTCGGCGCCGCCCTCGGCGGTGCGGCACGGCGCGCCGGTCTGGATCCGAACGAGAGCAGCGCCACCGGCAAAGTCGTGTGGTCCGCGATGGGCGGTTGGCGCGGCATCCTCGAATCGGTGCTGCCGAGCCTCGCATTCGTCATCCTCTTCACGGTTCGGCCCGAACCGCTCATCCTGCCCCTCGGGGTCTCGGTCGGACTCGCGGCGGTGTTCACGGTCGTCCGTCTCGTGCAGAAGTCGCCGCCGTCCGCTGCGATTGGTGGTCTCGTCGCCGCCGCAGCAGCGGCAGCGCTCGCGCTGCTGACCGGGCGCGGCGAGGACAACTTCGTCCCCGGGCTCATCACGAACGCCGCGTACGGGTCCGCCATGCTCGTCTCCGCACTCGTCGGGTGGTCGCTGATCGGCCTCGCCGTCGGCTTCCTGATGGGGGAGGGCACCGCGTGGCGGAATGACCGCCGCAAGCGCAGGGCATTCCTGTGGCTCGGCATCGCGTGGGCCGCACTGTTCTTCGCGCGGCTCGCCGTCCAGCTCCCGCTGTATCTGGCAGGCGACGTCACCGCGCTCGGCACGCTGAAGCTCGTCATGGGGCTGCCGCTGTTCGCCCCGCTGATCGCAGTGACCTTCCTCGTCGTGCGGGCGCTGTATCCGCGCGCGTCGGATGCCGGAGACACCGTTGCGGCGTGA
- a CDS encoding DUF3710 domain-containing protein: MTDNNETPSVPAAHDRASQGPFDDSEANPVRPYIDLGGIKILPREGLNLRLEVEEQSKRIVAVGLDYADSSLQVQPFAAPRSGGLWDETRLQLRDQVRTQGGRVEEREGPLGKELLAEVPAAASEGSELRLARFIGIDGPRWFLRGVIGGAAASDLEAAAKVEDLFRSIVVVRGGAPMPPRDLIPLKMPATPGSA; the protein is encoded by the coding sequence ATGACTGACAACAACGAGACTCCCTCCGTGCCGGCTGCCCATGATCGGGCGTCGCAGGGGCCGTTCGACGACTCCGAAGCGAATCCGGTACGGCCGTACATCGATCTCGGCGGCATCAAGATCCTTCCCCGCGAGGGGCTCAATCTCCGCCTGGAGGTCGAGGAGCAGTCCAAGCGCATCGTCGCGGTCGGTCTCGACTACGCCGACTCGTCGCTGCAGGTCCAGCCGTTCGCGGCGCCCCGGTCGGGCGGGCTCTGGGATGAGACGCGCCTTCAGCTTCGCGACCAGGTGCGCACGCAGGGCGGCCGGGTCGAGGAGCGCGAGGGTCCGCTCGGCAAGGAGCTCCTCGCCGAGGTCCCCGCGGCGGCGAGCGAGGGATCGGAGCTGCGCCTGGCCCGATTCATCGGCATCGACGGCCCGCGCTGGTTCCTCCGCGGCGTGATCGGCGGCGCTGCCGCCTCCGACCTCGAGGCCGCGGCCAAGGTCGAAGACCTGTTCCGCTCGATCGTGGTCGTCCGCGGTGGAGCGCCCATGCCGCCGCGTGACCTGATCCCGCTGAAGATGCCCGCGACTCCCGGCTCCGCGTGA
- the dut gene encoding dUTP diphosphatase, translating to MTDSVDVPIIASVVPGYAHPGDAGADLVAAEAVRLAPGERALVATGVRIALPDGYAAFVVPRSGLAAKHGISIVNSPGTVDAGYRGEIKVSLINTDIHSAYDVAVGDRIAQLIVMPVTRAVFIPVEQLPDSIRGDGGFGSTGYQADPRSPSAGQTND from the coding sequence GTGACTGATTCCGTTGATGTCCCCATTATCGCCTCTGTGGTGCCGGGATACGCTCACCCCGGCGACGCGGGAGCAGATCTGGTCGCCGCCGAGGCCGTGCGCCTCGCGCCGGGCGAGCGGGCTCTTGTCGCCACCGGCGTGCGGATCGCGCTGCCCGACGGATACGCGGCCTTCGTGGTCCCGCGCAGCGGGCTCGCCGCCAAGCACGGCATCTCGATCGTCAACTCGCCGGGTACCGTCGATGCCGGCTACCGCGGCGAGATCAAGGTGAGCCTGATCAACACCGACATTCACAGCGCGTACGATGTGGCCGTCGGCGATCGCATCGCACAGCTGATCGTGATGCCGGTCACCCGTGCCGTCTTCATCCCGGTCGAGCAGTTGCCCGACAGCATCCGCGGCGATGGCGGCTTCGGTTCGACCGGCTACCAGGCAGACCCCCGTTCCCCCTCGGCAGGACAGACCAATGACTGA